One Setaria italica strain Yugu1 chromosome II, Setaria_italica_v2.0, whole genome shotgun sequence DNA segment encodes these proteins:
- the LOC101773861 gene encoding uncharacterized protein LOC101773861 — protein sequence MESWEDEVRRFMLEEEEKDDELFLVMVPALQQCLYEEKRSEHTSTLPGAEKVIQILEGHENWCKVEFRMEPEIFRVIANYLRVENLLRDTRGVRVEEQLGMFMFMLSHNASTDRLKKEFRHSGETIHRKIIEFFDIILALTRRFLKLPNVSHTHVKIASDSRFMPFFQNCIGAIDGTHVPITIAQERAAPYRNRKGTLSQNVMCVCDFDLNFTFISCGWEGSASDAGVLRSARAKGFHVPVGKFYLVDGGYANTFSFIAPY from the coding sequence ATGGAATCTTGGGAGGATGAAGTTAGGAGATTCatgctagaggaggaagaaaaggatgacGAACTATTCCTAGTTATGGTTCCCGCTCTTCAGCAGTGTTTATATGAGGAGAAAAGGTCGGAGCATACCTCAACTCTGCCTGGTGCTGAAAAGGTCATACAAATCTTGGAAGGCCACGAAAATTGGTGCAAAGTGGAGTTCAGAATGGAGCCTGAGATATTTAGAGTTATAGCAAATTATCTTAGAGTGGAGAACTTATTACGTGACACCCGTGGTGTAAGAGTTGAGGAGCAGCTAGGAATGTTTATGTTCATGCTCTCTCATAATGCAAGCACCGATAGGCTAAAAAAGGAATTTCGACATAGTGGTGAGACAATTCATAGGAAAATAATAGAGTTCTTCGATATAATTCTAGCATTGACTCGTAGATTCTTGAAGCTCCCAAATGTGAGTCATACACATGTGAAGATTGCATCAGACTCTCGCTTTATGCCTTTCTTCCAGAACTGCATTGGGGCCATTGATGGCACTCATGTTCCTATCACCATTGCACAAGAAAGAGCCGCTCCCTACAGAAATAGGAAGGGAACCTTGTCACAGAACGTCATGTGTGTATGtgactttgatttaaatttcacTTTTATCTCATGTGGTTGGGAAGGATCTGCATCCGATGCAGGGGTCTTACGGTCTGCACGTGCGAAGGGTTTTCATGTGCCTGTGGGGAAGTTCTACCTTGTAGATGGTGGATACGCAAATACTTTCTCATTCATTGCTCCATACTGA